A genomic segment from Rhodospirillum centenum SW encodes:
- a CDS encoding YihY family inner membrane protein, whose protein sequence is MLTSDRLRGMLRRLPGRLPDAVGVVRHAVPRFWNNNGFAIAASLTYTTLLALVPLLTVTFAIFSAFPAYGRLRDTARELIFDSLAPSVSDEVQAYFDQFISNAAALTGFGVIGLSLTSILLFFSVEAALNVIFRATEPRPLVIRLLSFWAVLTIMPLLLGASLSVTSGVVADLQATGRDAVTVLRFMLPGLLEAAAFTLMFLMIPNREVQWFDALVGGIAAALLMEVSKVGFGLYIAAFPTYETIYGALSVIPIFLFWLYTVWSVVLFGAEITATLPEWRAGKITQVGPEGLLSAQRIVVAVAILHELQRAARLGVGIRRGTLSTRVPVGANVIDGMLEQLQAAHWVARTRDGAWVATRNLSDATVDDLRHSLGMAIRGNLRSVGHLSAGWQNRLADLFERAEAADREVLGVCFADLFADPPSGQPSGQVETAVRQRTGLQGRI, encoded by the coding sequence ATGCTGACATCCGACCGGCTGCGCGGGATGCTGCGGCGCCTGCCGGGCCGGCTGCCCGACGCCGTCGGGGTGGTCCGCCATGCCGTGCCGCGCTTCTGGAACAACAACGGCTTCGCCATCGCCGCGTCGCTGACCTACACGACGCTGCTGGCGCTGGTGCCGCTGCTGACCGTCACTTTCGCCATCTTCTCCGCGTTTCCGGCCTACGGCCGGCTGCGCGACACGGCGCGGGAACTGATCTTCGACAGCCTCGCCCCGTCCGTCAGCGACGAGGTGCAGGCCTATTTCGACCAGTTCATCAGCAACGCCGCCGCCCTCACCGGGTTCGGGGTGATCGGCCTGTCGCTCACCTCCATCCTGCTGTTCTTCTCCGTCGAAGCGGCGCTGAACGTGATCTTCCGGGCGACCGAGCCGCGGCCGCTGGTGATCCGCCTGCTCTCCTTCTGGGCGGTGCTGACGATCATGCCGCTGCTGCTGGGGGCCAGCCTCTCCGTCACCTCCGGCGTCGTCGCGGACCTCCAGGCAACGGGGCGGGATGCGGTCACCGTTCTGCGCTTCATGCTGCCGGGACTGCTGGAGGCGGCGGCCTTCACGCTGATGTTCCTGATGATTCCGAATCGGGAGGTGCAGTGGTTCGACGCCCTGGTCGGCGGGATCGCGGCGGCCCTGCTGATGGAGGTGTCCAAGGTCGGGTTCGGGCTCTACATCGCCGCCTTCCCGACCTATGAGACGATCTACGGCGCGCTGTCGGTGATCCCGATCTTCCTGTTCTGGCTCTATACCGTGTGGTCGGTCGTGCTGTTCGGGGCGGAGATCACGGCCACCCTGCCGGAATGGCGGGCCGGCAAGATCACCCAGGTCGGGCCGGAGGGGCTGCTGTCGGCGCAGCGGATCGTCGTGGCGGTGGCCATCCTGCACGAGTTGCAGCGGGCCGCGCGGCTGGGCGTCGGCATCCGCCGCGGCACGCTGTCCACCCGCGTGCCGGTGGGGGCCAACGTCATCGACGGCATGCTGGAACAGCTCCAGGCCGCGCACTGGGTGGCGCGGACCCGCGACGGCGCCTGGGTGGCGACGCGCAACCTGAGCGATGCCACGGTGGACGACCTGCGCCACAGCCTGGGCATGGCGATCCGGGGCAATCTGCGCTCGGTCGGCCACCTCAGCGCCGGGTGGCAGAACCGGCTGGCCGATCTGTTCGAGCGGGCCGAGGCGGCCGACCGCGAGGTCCTGGGCGTCTGCTTCGCCGACCTCTTCGCCGATCCACCGTCCGGACAGCCTTCCGGGCAGGTCGAAACGGCCGTGCGCCAGAGGACGGGTCTGCAGGGACGCATCTGA
- a CDS encoding TonB-dependent receptor domain-containing protein, producing MKMTDTQRRVRRAALLAGAAVALAMPAMVPVHAVAQEAGALEEIVVTGSRIRAPNLVSTSPVTAVTGEDIKAQGVTRVEDLVNSLPQAFAAQGGQVSNGSTGTATVNLRGLGSSRTLVLIDGRRLMPGDPSVPSPDLNFIPSSLVQRVDVNTGGASAVYGSDAIAGVVNFIMERDFEGVRVDVQHGFYMHHNENDDVQSIIRAKSASASVPTDFAVPDSNVTDGEQSEATLVIGANSADGKGNVTAYAGYREIKAVLQGDRDFSACSLNSGDVFTCGGSGTAYPARFGNWVVDPAGPGNTFRARNASTDVYNFGPTNYYQRPDERYVLGAFAHYEIQPWADVYADVMYMDDRSIYQIAPGGIFAGTFSVNCDNPFMTPTQQQQLCGANAGTQNNFTGTIARRNIEGGGRQGDMRHSAYRFVTGVRGDITDEWNYDAYLQYGATSFNRAQTGFFQTQKIRNALIARRDANGNIVCQAAIDGSDTSCVPYNIFKIGGVTQEALDYLETPSYATGNTEEMILSASLAGDLTNYGVVSPFATSGVGVAFGIEYRSEYLDSASDYTAAAGLLNGSGGASLPVEGDFDTKEIYGEIRIPLVEDKPFAQSLELDAGFRYSEYSSVGSTDAYKAGLIWSPVSDLRFRGSFQRAVRAPNILELYDPQVVQLDGSTDPCAGLSAGDALVARCAQAFGLTAAQVLAIEENPASQYNGQNGGNPNLDPETSDTYSIGVVLTPEFAPGLTVSFDYFDIKVEDYISGIGADLIISRCLETLDPYFCGLVNRDANGSLWLSDQGYITNTTLNTGSLKTTGIDVNIDYSLDLEDVGLNNAGSLAFTMAGTWLDTLKTQPLPNDKAYDCTGYYGTVCGTPNPEWRHKARLTWTTPITGLTLSTQWRYYSKAELDATSDQPGLNNPAQVAGTDLKLGTQNYFDATITYQFLESYTLRIGANNIFDRDPPLTGSANCPTGPCNGNTWPQVYQDAMGRYVFVGLTAKY from the coding sequence ATGAAGATGACTGACACGCAACGCCGGGTTCGGCGCGCGGCCCTTCTGGCCGGCGCGGCCGTCGCGCTCGCCATGCCCGCGATGGTCCCGGTTCATGCGGTCGCCCAGGAAGCGGGCGCTCTTGAGGAGATCGTCGTCACGGGGTCGCGCATCCGCGCGCCGAACCTCGTCAGCACCAGCCCCGTGACCGCCGTCACCGGCGAGGACATCAAGGCCCAGGGCGTGACCCGCGTCGAGGACCTGGTGAACTCGCTGCCGCAGGCGTTCGCCGCCCAGGGCGGGCAGGTCTCCAACGGCTCCACCGGCACGGCGACCGTCAACCTGCGCGGCCTGGGTTCGTCCCGCACCCTGGTCCTGATCGACGGCCGGCGCCTGATGCCGGGCGACCCCTCGGTCCCGTCGCCCGACCTGAACTTCATTCCGTCCTCGCTGGTCCAGCGCGTGGACGTCAACACCGGCGGCGCTTCGGCGGTGTACGGTTCCGACGCCATCGCCGGCGTCGTGAACTTCATCATGGAGCGCGACTTCGAGGGCGTCCGCGTCGATGTGCAGCATGGCTTCTACATGCATCACAACGAGAACGACGACGTCCAGTCGATCATCCGGGCGAAGTCCGCTTCCGCCTCGGTCCCGACGGACTTCGCCGTTCCGGATTCCAACGTGACGGACGGTGAGCAGTCCGAGGCGACCCTGGTGATCGGTGCCAACAGCGCCGACGGCAAGGGCAACGTGACGGCCTATGCCGGCTACCGCGAGATCAAGGCGGTGCTCCAGGGCGACCGCGACTTCAGCGCCTGTTCGCTGAATTCCGGCGACGTGTTCACCTGCGGCGGTTCCGGCACGGCCTATCCGGCCCGCTTCGGTAACTGGGTCGTCGATCCGGCCGGCCCGGGCAACACCTTCCGCGCCCGCAACGCCAGCACCGACGTCTACAACTTCGGTCCGACGAACTACTACCAGCGCCCGGACGAGCGCTACGTGCTGGGCGCCTTCGCCCATTACGAGATCCAGCCGTGGGCGGACGTCTATGCCGACGTCATGTACATGGACGACCGCTCGATCTACCAGATCGCGCCGGGCGGTATCTTCGCCGGCACCTTCTCGGTGAACTGCGACAACCCGTTCATGACCCCGACGCAGCAGCAGCAGCTCTGCGGCGCGAATGCGGGAACCCAGAACAACTTCACCGGCACGATCGCCCGCCGCAACATCGAGGGCGGCGGCCGCCAGGGTGACATGCGTCACTCCGCCTACCGGTTCGTGACGGGTGTCCGCGGCGACATCACCGACGAGTGGAATTACGACGCCTACCTGCAATACGGCGCCACCTCGTTCAACCGGGCTCAGACCGGCTTCTTCCAGACCCAGAAGATCCGCAACGCGCTGATCGCGCGGCGCGACGCCAACGGCAACATCGTCTGCCAAGCGGCGATCGACGGCAGTGACACGAGCTGCGTGCCGTACAACATCTTCAAGATCGGCGGCGTGACGCAGGAAGCGCTGGACTATCTGGAGACCCCCAGCTACGCCACCGGCAACACCGAGGAGATGATCCTCAGCGCCTCGCTGGCGGGTGATCTGACCAACTACGGCGTCGTGTCCCCCTTCGCGACCAGCGGTGTGGGCGTGGCGTTCGGTATCGAGTACCGCAGCGAGTATCTCGACTCCGCCTCCGACTACACGGCGGCTGCCGGCCTGCTGAACGGGTCGGGCGGCGCCAGCCTGCCGGTCGAGGGCGACTTCGACACGAAGGAAATCTACGGCGAAATCCGTATCCCGCTGGTCGAAGACAAGCCCTTCGCCCAGTCGCTGGAGCTGGATGCCGGCTTCCGGTACTCGGAATATTCCTCGGTCGGTTCGACGGACGCCTACAAGGCGGGTCTGATCTGGTCGCCCGTCTCCGATCTCCGCTTCCGCGGCAGCTTCCAGCGCGCCGTCCGCGCGCCGAACATCCTGGAACTGTACGATCCGCAGGTCGTGCAGCTCGACGGTTCGACCGATCCCTGCGCCGGCCTGTCCGCGGGCGACGCCCTGGTCGCCCGCTGCGCCCAGGCGTTCGGCCTGACGGCAGCCCAGGTGCTGGCCATCGAGGAGAACCCGGCTTCCCAGTACAACGGGCAGAACGGCGGTAATCCGAACCTCGATCCGGAAACCTCCGACACCTACTCGATCGGCGTGGTGCTGACCCCCGAGTTCGCCCCGGGCCTGACCGTGTCGTTCGACTACTTCGACATCAAGGTGGAGGACTACATCAGCGGCATCGGCGCCGACCTGATCATCTCCCGCTGCCTTGAGACCCTGGATCCGTACTTCTGCGGTCTGGTGAACCGCGACGCCAACGGTTCGCTGTGGCTGTCCGACCAGGGTTACATCACCAACACCACGCTCAACACCGGCTCGCTGAAGACCACCGGCATCGACGTCAACATCGACTACTCCCTCGACCTGGAGGATGTCGGTCTGAACAATGCCGGCTCGCTGGCCTTCACCATGGCCGGCACCTGGCTGGACACGCTGAAGACCCAGCCGCTGCCGAACGACAAGGCCTATGACTGCACCGGCTACTACGGCACGGTCTGCGGCACGCCGAATCCGGAGTGGCGCCACAAGGCCCGCCTGACCTGGACCACCCCGATCACCGGCCTGACCCTGTCCACCCAGTGGCGCTACTACTCCAAGGCCGAACTGGACGCGACCTCCGACCAGCCGGGCCTGAACAACCCGGCCCAGGTCGCCGGCACCGACCTGAAGCTCGGCACGCAGAACTACTTCGACGCCACGATCACCTACCAGTTCCTGGAGTCGTACACGCTGCGTATCGGCGCCAACAACATCTTCGACCGCGACCCGCCGCTGACCGGCAGTGCCAACTGCCCGACCGGCCCCTGCAACGGCAACACCTGGCCGCAGGTCTACCAGGATGCCATGGGCCGCTACGTGTTCGTCGGCCTGACGGCCAAGTACTGA
- a CDS encoding DnaJ C-terminal domain-containing protein — protein sequence MRDPYQILGVGRTASAEEIKQAYRRLAKQYHPDLNPGRTDIELKFKEVNGAYSLLSDADKRARFDRGEIDASGAERPDRSFRRAYAGAGRDDPFDFSDDPFADLFGATRRRYGTGSKGRGSDVAYSVTVPFADACLGTKRRLTLSTGKSIDVTIPPGTRDQTKLRLKGQGLAGVGGAPAGDAIVEVHVDPHPYFVRREDDIHMDVPVTLQEALLGATIKVPTLDGLVAVKVPKGSNTGSVLRLKGKGVFSPERKAHGDQYVKLTVVLPERPDADLTAFVEKWAKSHDYDVRRKAGLG from the coding sequence ATGCGCGATCCCTACCAAATCCTCGGCGTCGGTCGGACAGCGTCCGCCGAGGAGATCAAACAGGCATATCGGCGTCTGGCCAAGCAGTACCATCCGGATCTCAATCCGGGCCGCACGGACATCGAGCTGAAGTTCAAGGAAGTGAACGGCGCCTACAGCCTGCTGTCGGATGCCGACAAGCGGGCACGCTTCGACCGTGGCGAGATCGACGCCTCGGGGGCGGAGCGGCCGGACCGTTCCTTCCGGCGCGCCTATGCCGGCGCCGGCCGCGACGACCCCTTCGACTTCTCCGACGACCCGTTCGCCGACCTGTTCGGCGCCACCCGGCGCCGTTACGGCACGGGCAGCAAGGGACGCGGCTCGGACGTCGCCTATTCCGTCACCGTCCCCTTCGCCGACGCCTGCCTGGGCACGAAGCGGCGCCTCACCCTGTCCACGGGCAAGAGCATCGACGTCACGATCCCGCCGGGAACCCGCGACCAGACCAAGCTGCGCCTGAAGGGCCAGGGGCTGGCCGGGGTCGGCGGCGCCCCGGCGGGCGATGCCATCGTGGAGGTGCATGTCGACCCCCACCCCTACTTCGTCCGCCGCGAGGACGACATCCATATGGATGTGCCGGTGACCTTGCAGGAGGCGCTGCTGGGCGCCACCATCAAGGTGCCCACCCTGGACGGGCTGGTGGCGGTGAAGGTGCCGAAGGGGTCGAACACCGGCAGCGTGCTGCGCCTCAAGGGCAAGGGGGTCTTCAGCCCCGAGCGCAAGGCGCACGGCGATCAGTACGTGAAGCTGACGGTGGTCCTGCCGGAACGCCCGGACGCGGACCTCACCGCCTTTGTGGAGAAGTGGGCGAAATCCCACGACTACGACGTCCGGCGCAAGGCCGGGCTGGGCTGA
- a CDS encoding RT0821/Lpp0805 family surface protein, translating into MIRKVVLVAVTTAMLAGCTSTGGQKQGAGAVLGGLAGGLAGSQIGGGSGRLWATGAGVLLGALIGSEVGASLDRADQLALERNTRTAWDRSTPLNQPIIWDNPDNGNRVVVTPTREGRTQAGAYCREFQQRITVGGRSEEAYGQACQQPDGSWKIVS; encoded by the coding sequence ATGATCCGGAAAGTCGTTCTCGTCGCCGTCACCACCGCCATGCTGGCCGGGTGTACGTCAACGGGTGGTCAGAAGCAGGGGGCGGGTGCCGTCCTGGGCGGTCTCGCCGGCGGTCTCGCCGGCTCCCAGATCGGCGGTGGATCGGGCCGCCTGTGGGCGACCGGCGCCGGCGTGCTGCTCGGTGCGCTGATCGGGTCCGAGGTCGGTGCCTCGCTCGACCGTGCCGACCAGTTGGCGCTGGAGCGCAACACCCGCACCGCCTGGGACCGCTCCACCCCGCTGAACCAGCCGATCATCTGGGACAATCCCGACAACGGCAACCGCGTCGTCGTCACCCCCACCCGCGAGGGCCGCACCCAGGCGGGCGCCTACTGCCGCGAGTTCCAGCAGCGCATCACGGTCGGCGGCCGCAGCGAGGAAGCCTACGGTCAGGCCTGCCAGCAGCCCGACGGCTCCTGGAAGATCGTGAGCTGA
- the pdxH gene encoding pyridoxamine 5'-phosphate oxidase: protein MNAVPSPLSPAEAPADPFLFFRDWLAEAERTEPNDPTAMSLATVDADGRPSLRIVLLKGLDERGFVFYTNTESRKGFQLAARPVAALCFHWKSLRRQVRIEGAVERVTEAEADAYFASRPRGSRIGAWASQQSRPLESRAVLQHRVAETEARYDGQEVPRPPHWSGYRVLPDDIEFWQDGEFRLHDRFRYRRSATGWTCQRLYP from the coding sequence ATGAATGCCGTGCCCAGCCCGCTGTCGCCCGCCGAGGCACCTGCCGATCCGTTCCTCTTCTTCCGCGACTGGCTGGCAGAGGCGGAGCGGACCGAACCCAACGACCCCACCGCCATGTCGCTGGCGACCGTCGATGCCGACGGCCGGCCCAGCCTGCGCATCGTCCTGCTCAAGGGGCTGGATGAGCGCGGCTTCGTCTTCTACACGAACACGGAGAGCCGCAAGGGATTTCAGCTTGCGGCGCGGCCGGTGGCGGCGCTCTGCTTCCACTGGAAGAGCCTGCGCCGCCAGGTCCGCATCGAGGGCGCCGTGGAGCGGGTGACGGAGGCCGAGGCCGACGCCTATTTCGCCTCCCGCCCGCGCGGCAGCCGTATCGGCGCCTGGGCTTCGCAGCAGTCGCGTCCGCTGGAGTCCCGCGCCGTGCTGCAGCACCGTGTGGCCGAGACGGAAGCCCGCTACGACGGACAGGAGGTGCCGCGGCCGCCGCACTGGTCGGGTTACCGCGTTCTGCCGGACGACATCGAGTTCTGGCAGGACGGCGAGTTCCGCCTGCACGACCGTTTCCGCTACCGGCGCTCGGCGACGGGCTGGACCTGCCAGCGGCTGTACCCGTAA
- a CDS encoding cation diffusion facilitator family transporter encodes MNTDHMQDREGAARWRRRAAYASIAVALTLIAVKLATYLSTGSVSILSSLIDSSVDALASVVTLLGVAQALTPPDAAHRFGHGKAEPLAALAQSAFITGSAVFLGYEAIGRLVDPRPVDSTGLGIAVMVFAIVMTAGLVTFQRWVIERTGSIAIDADSLHYRGDLLMNLAVIAALVLTRVTGSGYWDPLFALGIAGFLVWNALRIAETALDVLMDRELPDDDRARVVALVLAHPQARGLHDLRTRSTGVGQHIDFHLELDSDLTLAEAHDITDEIELRLREAFPSADFSIHQEPEGLDDDRLDNRIAEARAAARSGLLSGR; translated from the coding sequence ATGAACACCGATCACATGCAGGACCGGGAAGGCGCGGCGCGCTGGCGGCGGCGGGCAGCCTATGCCAGCATCGCCGTGGCGCTGACGCTGATCGCGGTGAAGCTCGCCACCTATCTCAGCACCGGGTCCGTCAGCATCCTGTCCTCGCTGATCGATTCGAGCGTGGATGCGCTCGCCTCCGTCGTCACCCTGCTGGGTGTCGCGCAGGCGCTGACGCCACCCGATGCCGCCCATCGGTTCGGCCACGGCAAGGCCGAACCGCTGGCGGCGCTGGCGCAGTCCGCCTTCATCACGGGCTCTGCCGTCTTCCTGGGCTACGAGGCCATCGGCCGGCTGGTCGATCCCCGTCCCGTGGACTCCACCGGCCTGGGCATCGCCGTGATGGTCTTCGCCATCGTCATGACGGCGGGGCTGGTGACCTTCCAGCGCTGGGTGATCGAACGCACGGGCTCCATCGCCATCGACGCGGACAGTCTGCACTACCGCGGCGACCTGCTGATGAACCTGGCCGTGATCGCGGCCCTGGTGCTGACCCGGGTCACCGGGTCCGGGTACTGGGACCCGCTGTTCGCGCTGGGCATCGCCGGCTTCCTGGTCTGGAACGCCCTGCGCATCGCGGAGACGGCGCTGGACGTGCTGATGGACAGGGAACTGCCCGACGACGACCGCGCGCGCGTGGTGGCGCTGGTCCTGGCACATCCGCAGGCGCGGGGCCTGCACGACCTGCGCACCCGCTCCACGGGGGTCGGCCAGCACATCGACTTCCACCTGGAGCTGGACAGCGACCTGACCCTGGCGGAAGCGCACGACATCACCGACGAGATCGAGCTGCGCCTGCGTGAAGCCTTTCCGTCCGCCGACTTCAGCATCCACCAGGAACCCGAGGGCTTGGACGACGACCGTCTGGACAACCGTATCGCGGAAGCGCGGGCGGCTGCCCGCAGCGGGCTCCTGTCCGGGCGATGA
- a CDS encoding MBL fold metallo-hydrolase, with translation MDFRVTFWGVRGTFPCAYASHLGFGGNTSCVEVQAGDRTLLLDAGSGLRAAGKHLRRDGIKHATMLVTHTHWDHITGFPFFEPAYCPDFSMDILGGHLQGVACISEALATCMESPLFPVPLETMRADLRFSWIQPGDVLDIDRGITIRTASMNHPGGAIGYRIECAGRSVCYVTDTEHVPGLMDASILRLIEGADMVIYDASYTDEEFEQRRGWGHSTWSEGVKLCQEAGARRLCLFHHDPDHDDAAMTAIERAARERMPTAFAAREGTTLDLRRD, from the coding sequence ATGGACTTCCGAGTCACTTTCTGGGGCGTGCGCGGCACGTTCCCCTGCGCCTATGCGTCACATCTTGGCTTTGGCGGCAATACGAGCTGTGTCGAAGTGCAGGCCGGTGACAGGACGCTGCTGCTGGATGCCGGGTCGGGCCTGCGCGCCGCGGGCAAGCATCTGCGGCGTGACGGGATCAAACACGCCACGATGCTGGTGACCCATACGCACTGGGACCACATCACCGGCTTTCCCTTCTTCGAACCGGCCTACTGCCCGGATTTCAGCATGGACATCCTGGGCGGCCATCTCCAGGGCGTCGCCTGCATCAGCGAGGCGCTCGCCACCTGCATGGAATCGCCGCTGTTCCCGGTGCCGCTGGAGACCATGCGGGCCGATCTGCGCTTTAGCTGGATCCAGCCCGGCGACGTGCTGGACATCGACCGGGGGATCACCATCCGCACGGCGTCGATGAACCATCCCGGCGGCGCCATCGGCTACCGCATCGAGTGCGCCGGCAGATCCGTCTGCTATGTGACGGACACCGAGCATGTGCCTGGACTGATGGATGCCAGCATCCTGCGCCTGATCGAAGGCGCGGACATGGTCATCTATGACGCCAGCTACACCGATGAGGAATTCGAGCAGCGGCGCGGCTGGGGCCATTCCACCTGGTCGGAGGGCGTGAAGCTCTGCCAGGAAGCGGGAGCCCGCCGGCTCTGCCTGTTCCACCACGATCCCGACCATGACGACGCCGCCATGACGGCGATCGAGCGGGCGGCCCGGGAGCGGATGCCGACGGCTTTCGCCGCGCGCGAGGGCACGACCCTGGATCTGCGGCGCGACTGA
- a CDS encoding PRC-barrel domain-containing protein produces MRHRLLFGTALAVVIGASSLTQAQPGGTAPGTDRRPVGEPGREDTLTLPPGGQPPAGLADTSVAERLQGASQRLAQAQQQLGQGGQNQEQLGQVRAALTQVRQTLGDLSRHADTGRAMQAVEKAEQALAQGGGQQATQQIAQVQSELQLLQRAAVAADRPSGQDGTRKDQTADVQSSGAQQMSGPQSGSAQAGSAQSSNAQSSNAQAPGSAQGQPAGQSQQSAAQGQSAGQPPSGPSGGSAGPAQPQQTLAQAEALLGKRVQVSDGSEIGYVEDLVIDRSSGRVRGVVLTRGTEGMGGANILVPWEQASIDPQAGVLKLGMSEQEVMALPTFTYEQMEESMVGLFGQQQD; encoded by the coding sequence ATGCGACATCGGCTGTTGTTCGGCACCGCTCTGGCCGTGGTGATCGGCGCCTCTTCCCTGACCCAGGCACAGCCCGGCGGCACCGCCCCGGGAACCGACAGGCGCCCCGTCGGTGAGCCCGGGCGCGAGGACACTCTGACCCTGCCCCCGGGCGGCCAGCCGCCGGCCGGGCTGGCGGATACCAGCGTCGCTGAGCGCCTGCAGGGCGCGTCGCAACGGCTGGCCCAGGCGCAGCAGCAGCTCGGTCAGGGTGGCCAGAACCAGGAGCAGCTCGGCCAGGTACGCGCCGCCCTGACCCAGGTCCGCCAGACGCTGGGCGACCTCAGCCGGCATGCGGACACCGGCCGCGCCATGCAGGCCGTGGAGAAGGCGGAGCAGGCCCTGGCCCAGGGCGGCGGGCAGCAGGCGACGCAGCAGATCGCCCAGGTGCAGAGCGAACTCCAGCTCCTGCAACGCGCCGCCGTCGCGGCGGACCGCCCTTCCGGCCAGGACGGGACCCGGAAGGATCAGACTGCCGACGTGCAGTCTTCCGGGGCGCAGCAGATGTCGGGGCCGCAGTCGGGCAGTGCCCAGGCAGGCAGCGCCCAGTCGAGCAACGCCCAGTCGAGCAACGCCCAGGCACCCGGCTCTGCCCAGGGCCAGCCGGCGGGCCAGTCGCAGCAGTCCGCCGCCCAGGGCCAGTCGGCCGGGCAGCCGCCGTCCGGTCCGTCCGGTGGCAGCGCCGGCCCGGCGCAGCCGCAGCAGACCCTGGCCCAGGCCGAGGCGCTGCTGGGCAAGCGGGTCCAGGTCTCCGACGGCAGCGAGATCGGCTATGTCGAGGATCTGGTGATCGACCGCAGTTCCGGCCGCGTCCGCGGGGTCGTCCTGACCCGCGGCACGGAAGGCATGGGCGGGGCGAACATCCTGGTTCCGTGGGAACAGGCCAGCATCGACCCGCAGGCCGGTGTCCTGAAGCTGGGCATGAGCGAGCAGGAGGTGATGGCGCTGCCGACCTTCACCTACGAGCAGATGGAGGAGTCCATGGTCGGCCTGTTCGGCCAGCAGCAGGACTGA
- a CDS encoding CobW family GTP-binding protein — protein sequence MTDQQQPPSPPPRLPVSVLTGFLGSGKTTLLSRLIRDPAMARTAVIINEFGEVGLDHLLVAKADENTVLMDSGCICCTIRSDLADTLRDLYMRQLRGEITGFDRVVIETTGLADPAPILHTLMTDPLIASRFRLDGVVTTVDAVHGMGQLDAHEESLKQAAVADRLVLTKTDLAAPEKVARLKARLKAINPAAAVVDAQTGGALPVLLFDAGLYNPATKSLDVQRWLKAEAYEPHGHDHGHDHHHHGHDHGHDHDDGHDHSHCDHAHGHCDHDHDHGHDHAHDPNRHGDAIRSFCLTAEDRLSWEALVSFFETLAQLQGENILRVKGLLNVEESDRPIVVHGVQHLFHPPVQLDAWPSDDHRTRIVFIVKDLSREVVETLFRACTGQGSAHT from the coding sequence GTGACCGACCAGCAGCAGCCCCCCTCCCCGCCGCCGCGCCTGCCCGTCTCCGTCCTGACCGGCTTCCTGGGTAGCGGCAAGACCACGCTCCTGTCGCGGCTGATCCGCGACCCCGCCATGGCCCGTACCGCCGTCATCATCAACGAGTTCGGCGAGGTCGGCCTCGACCATCTGCTGGTCGCCAAGGCCGACGAGAACACGGTGCTGATGGATTCGGGCTGCATCTGCTGCACCATCCGCAGCGATCTGGCCGACACGCTGCGCGACCTCTACATGCGGCAGTTGCGGGGCGAGATCACCGGGTTCGACCGCGTGGTGATCGAGACGACGGGGCTGGCCGATCCCGCCCCCATCCTGCACACGCTGATGACGGACCCGCTGATCGCCTCGCGCTTCCGGCTGGACGGGGTGGTGACGACGGTGGACGCCGTCCACGGCATGGGCCAGCTCGACGCGCACGAGGAGAGCCTGAAGCAGGCCGCCGTCGCCGACCGGCTGGTTCTGACCAAGACCGATCTCGCCGCCCCGGAGAAGGTGGCCCGGCTGAAGGCCCGGCTGAAGGCGATCAACCCGGCCGCCGCCGTGGTGGACGCGCAGACCGGCGGCGCGCTGCCGGTGCTGCTGTTCGATGCCGGGCTCTACAATCCCGCCACCAAGTCGCTGGACGTGCAGCGCTGGCTGAAGGCCGAGGCCTACGAGCCCCACGGGCACGATCATGGGCACGACCATCACCATCACGGCCATGACCACGGCCATGACCATGATGACGGCCACGACCACAGCCACTGCGACCACGCGCACGGCCACTGCGACCATGACCACGATCATGGGCACGACCATGCGCACGACCCCAACCGGCATGGCGACGCGATCCGGTCCTTCTGCCTGACGGCCGAGGACCGCCTGTCCTGGGAGGCGCTGGTCAGCTTCTTCGAGACTCTGGCGCAGTTGCAGGGGGAGAACATCCTGCGCGTGAAGGGCCTGCTGAACGTGGAGGAGTCCGACCGCCCCATCGTCGTCCATGGTGTGCAGCACCTGTTCCACCCGCCGGTGCAACTCGACGCCTGGCCGAGCGACGACCACCGCACCCGCATCGTCTTCATCGTCAAGGATCTGTCGCGGGAAGTGGTGGAGACGCTGTTCCGGGCCTGCACCGGACAGGGTTCAGCCCACACCTGA
- a CDS encoding Fur family transcriptional regulator, whose translation MERARTLCAGRGARLTQLRERVLRLVWSSHRPRGAYAVLDDLARQDGRAVAPLTVYRALDFLVEQGLVHRIESLNAYIGCTEPGQTHAGQFLVCQCCGNAAELNDPEIARAVAEGARARGFTAVRQTVEVIGLCPACQGA comes from the coding sequence ATGGAGCGGGCCCGGACCCTGTGCGCGGGGCGCGGCGCGCGGCTGACCCAGTTGCGCGAGCGGGTGCTCCGTCTGGTCTGGTCCAGCCACCGGCCGCGCGGCGCCTATGCCGTGCTGGACGATCTGGCCCGGCAGGACGGGCGCGCGGTGGCCCCGCTGACGGTGTACCGGGCGCTGGATTTCCTGGTGGAGCAGGGCCTCGTTCACCGGATCGAGAGCCTGAACGCCTATATCGGCTGCACCGAGCCCGGCCAGACCCATGCCGGCCAGTTCCTGGTCTGCCAGTGCTGCGGCAACGCCGCGGAGCTGAACGACCCCGAGATCGCCCGCGCCGTGGCCGAAGGGGCCAGGGCGCGCGGCTTCACCGCGGTCCGCCAGACCGTGGAGGTGATCGGCCTCTGCCCCGCCTGCCAGGGGGCCTGA